A genomic stretch from Candidatus Methanomassiliicoccus intestinalis Issoire-Mx1 includes:
- a CDS encoding nicotinate phosphoribosyltransferase, translating to MKPRYFTATDDDINACRTTDIYFVRTMEILKSRGMLDERAFAEMTVGSLPGCWKWGVFCGLEEALRFMEGRDVDIYGVPEGTIFPSRTQSGLKLPLLSLDGKYSEYCMPESPMLGFMCHSTGVATMAARCRIAAEDKPMMAFGVRRSHPAISPMLDRSSYIGGCDGVSSLMGAELIGEEPNGTMPHALIVMMGSSKLAFAAFDEIIDSSVQRIALADTYSDEKSEAVMAAETIKDLYGIRLDTPASRRGSFSEIIKEVRWELDIRGFTDVKIIVSGGLDETSIPDLVRAGVDGFGVGTSISNAPTVDFALDIVEKDGKPVAKRGKLGGKKYVFRCPDCNSWEISPNESDIPVCLCCGSDMKPAFEKLMENGKRIYGERSPKEIRAYVLKQLETMEL from the coding sequence ATGAAACCGCGATACTTTACCGCGACTGATGATGACATCAATGCATGCAGGACTACTGACATTTATTTTGTGCGTACTATGGAAATTTTAAAATCCAGAGGCATGCTTGATGAGAGAGCCTTTGCAGAGATGACTGTAGGATCACTGCCTGGCTGTTGGAAGTGGGGAGTATTCTGTGGCCTCGAAGAGGCACTGCGCTTTATGGAGGGCAGGGATGTTGACATATATGGGGTTCCAGAAGGCACAATCTTTCCTTCAAGAACTCAGAGTGGGCTTAAACTTCCTCTTTTGAGTCTGGATGGAAAATATTCTGAATATTGTATGCCTGAAAGTCCCATGCTTGGTTTCATGTGTCATTCTACGGGTGTAGCAACAATGGCTGCAAGATGCAGGATTGCCGCTGAAGACAAACCTATGATGGCATTTGGTGTGAGGCGATCTCACCCAGCAATCAGCCCTATGCTTGATCGATCATCATACATTGGAGGTTGCGATGGTGTGTCTTCTTTGATGGGTGCTGAACTTATCGGTGAAGAACCAAACGGCACAATGCCTCATGCATTAATCGTGATGATGGGTTCTTCAAAACTTGCATTTGCAGCGTTTGATGAGATAATAGATTCTTCAGTACAGCGTATTGCACTTGCCGACACATATTCTGATGAAAAATCAGAAGCGGTTATGGCAGCTGAAACAATAAAAGACCTATATGGAATACGCTTGGATACTCCAGCTTCCAGAAGAGGGTCATTCTCTGAGATAATAAAAGAAGTCAGATGGGAACTGGATATTCGTGGATTTACGGATGTAAAGATCATAGTTTCTGGCGGTCTAGATGAAACATCAATTCCAGATTTAGTTAGAGCGGGAGTAGATGGCTTTGGTGTAGGAACTTCCATATCAAATGCTCCGACTGTGGATTTTGCATTAGATATTGTGGAGAAAGATGGAAAGCCTGTTGCTAAACGCGGTAAACTCGGCGGTAAAAAATATGTATTCAGATGTCCAGACTGCAACTCCTGGGAAATTTCTCCAAATGAATCAGACATTCCCGTATGCCTCTGCTGTGGATCTGACATGAAACCTGCTTTTGAAAAGCTAATGGAAAATGGAAAAAGGATTTATGGTGAAAGATCTCCAAAAGAAATAAGAGCGTATGTTCTTAAGCAGCTGGAGACAATGGAATTATGA
- a CDS encoding zinc-ribbon domain-containing protein codes for MYCVKCGSEIPDGSEFCSKCGNPVSPSASQNNAYANPQPYAYQYQRPLKSAGLAAVLSFLFTGLGQVYVGKIARGIGFIVCGVVIALVMMSMITIFISSYGAVWIIAVIASIVCIAIWIFNVIDAYKLANEYNDVLQQTGNPPW; via the coding sequence ATGTATTGTGTGAAATGCGGCTCGGAAATACCTGACGGCTCTGAATTCTGCAGTAAATGCGGAAATCCTGTGTCGCCAAGTGCATCCCAGAATAATGCATATGCTAATCCACAGCCATATGCGTATCAATACCAAAGACCTCTGAAAAGTGCAGGATTGGCAGCAGTTCTGTCATTTTTATTCACAGGTCTGGGACAGGTATATGTCGGAAAAATAGCAAGGGGTATCGGGTTTATCGTATGCGGCGTTGTAATCGCATTAGTTATGATGTCAATGATAACGATATTCATCAGCTCATATGGTGCGGTCTGGATAATAGCTGTGATAGCATCAATTGTCTGTATAGCCATCTGGATATTCAATGTTATTGATGCATACAAGCTGGCAAACGAATATAATGATGTACTGCAACAAACTGGGAATCCACCCTGGTAA
- a CDS encoding helix-turn-helix transcriptional regulator, with the protein MDEKLVLKNRLKIARAEKNLTQEDLANMTGVSRQTISSIETGQFNPTAKLALVMCIALDKKFEELFYFE; encoded by the coding sequence ATGGATGAAAAACTCGTACTCAAAAATAGGCTCAAAATAGCAAGAGCCGAGAAAAATCTGACACAAGAGGATCTAGCAAATATGACGGGAGTCTCGAGGCAGACCATTAGCTCAATAGAAACTGGACAATTTAATCCCACAGCGAAACTAGCATTAGTTATGTGTATAGCACTTGATAAAAAATTTGAAGAATTGTTCTATTTTGAATAA
- a CDS encoding DUF6442 family protein: MSKNQVIRMEKEKILELSRDENRDMDERESHIDDESAYMGLLCVLILSFAYMLFKIFINQPYMDILSILTAGSAAMSIYKYTKIPSKKFFLVMGMILLAATIIFAICYIMEAI; encoded by the coding sequence TTGTCTAAAAATCAGGTAATCAGAATGGAAAAAGAAAAGATTTTAGAATTGAGCAGAGACGAGAATAGGGATATGGATGAAAGAGAGAGTCACATAGATGATGAATCTGCATACATGGGTCTTTTATGCGTTTTAATATTGTCTTTTGCATACATGCTGTTTAAGATTTTTATCAACCAGCCGTATATGGACATCTTGTCAATTTTAACAGCTGGAAGCGCAGCAATGTCGATATACAAATATACAAAAATTCCAAGTAAAAAATTCTTTTTAGTGATGGGGATGATACTTCTGGCTGCAACGATCATATTTGCTATTTGCTATATCATGGAGGCCATTTGA
- a CDS encoding ABC transporter permease: MMLSEFIDDLRQTSVVMNQEFHKYIKGKKLVGFIVLMIAIIAGIYLIFTLSEIKFPSESKDFITLYLRFITILAIVAVTIFSSGLLVSEYEERTGLLLFTRPIKKESIFAGKFLAGFITSTFVIIIYYVIVAIMSYIITGSIYGKIWVSLGLMITYIFGATGIALLFSSYFKKSNTATSVTIIVLLIVGNWISQLFSGNGIEPWFSITYSSGSIITVLNGASAALMYDDAIRSSWYYVADPALSAMVMVTWGVFVSFIASLIYKQRGF; this comes from the coding sequence ATGATGCTGTCTGAATTTATTGATGATTTGAGACAGACCAGTGTCGTTATGAATCAAGAGTTTCATAAATACATAAAAGGAAAAAAATTAGTTGGATTCATAGTGCTGATGATAGCAATAATCGCAGGGATTTATCTGATATTTACACTGTCTGAGATAAAATTTCCTTCAGAATCTAAAGATTTTATCACACTATATCTGCGATTTATAACAATCTTAGCGATAGTTGCTGTAACCATATTCTCATCCGGTCTCTTGGTTTCAGAATATGAAGAAAGAACTGGTTTACTACTATTCACAAGACCTATCAAAAAAGAATCCATATTCGCCGGAAAATTTCTGGCAGGATTTATAACATCAACGTTCGTGATAATCATATATTATGTGATAGTAGCAATAATGTCATACATAATAACCGGCTCAATATATGGCAAGATCTGGGTATCACTTGGATTAATGATCACGTACATATTCGGAGCAACTGGTATTGCATTGCTATTCAGCTCATACTTCAAGAAAAGCAATACAGCTACATCTGTAACGATCATAGTTCTGCTGATAGTGGGAAACTGGATCTCTCAATTATTTTCCGGAAATGGAATCGAACCTTGGTTCAGCATCACATATTCATCAGGCAGCATCATTACTGTGCTAAACGGCGCCTCTGCAGCATTGATGTATGATGATGCCATAAGATCTTCATGGTATTATGTGGCTGATCCAGCGCTTTCAGCAATGGTCATGGTTACATGGGGAGTGTTTGTATCATTCATTGCATCATTGATCTACAAACAAAGAGGCTTTTAA
- a CDS encoding replication factor C small subunit → MNEIWIEKYRPKTLKEVVGQTDIVERLQSYVNTKNLPHLMFAGPAGTGKTTSAIAMARELYSDSWKGNFNELNASDERGIDVVRGKIKEFARTAPIGGAEFKIIFLDEADALTSDAQAALRRTMEKYSKICRFILSCNYSSKIIEPIQSRCAVFRFRPLRAEDIKTYLETIAQKEDLTISGDALDALVHVSNGDMRKAVNSLQVAASLGTTIDVDLVYHTTGMARPEDVQSLLETAISGDFIGARNRLDEIMISYGLSGEDILKQIHKTIFDLEIEDYEKVRLIDRTGEIEFRMVEGSNERIQLESLLAYLVLLGEHRGDSAD, encoded by the coding sequence ATGAATGAGATTTGGATAGAGAAATATCGACCTAAGACTTTGAAGGAAGTTGTAGGGCAAACAGATATAGTTGAACGGTTACAATCCTACGTAAATACGAAGAATCTCCCCCACCTTATGTTTGCAGGCCCTGCCGGTACTGGGAAAACAACCTCTGCCATTGCAATGGCTAGGGAATTATATAGTGATTCTTGGAAAGGTAATTTCAATGAACTCAATGCCTCAGACGAGAGGGGAATTGATGTTGTCAGAGGTAAGATAAAAGAATTTGCTAGAACAGCTCCAATTGGTGGAGCAGAGTTTAAGATAATTTTCTTAGATGAAGCTGATGCCCTTACATCTGATGCGCAGGCTGCTCTAAGAAGAACTATGGAGAAATATAGTAAAATCTGCAGGTTCATCCTATCTTGCAATTACTCTTCAAAGATTATTGAACCTATCCAATCGAGATGTGCGGTCTTTCGTTTCCGTCCACTCCGCGCAGAGGACATCAAAACATATCTAGAAACAATTGCACAAAAAGAAGATCTTACGATCTCTGGAGATGCACTCGATGCATTAGTGCATGTTTCTAATGGTGACATGAGAAAAGCTGTAAACTCTCTTCAAGTTGCTGCATCTCTAGGGACTACGATTGATGTCGATCTTGTATATCATACAACCGGCATGGCAAGGCCCGAAGATGTTCAAAGTCTTCTGGAAACTGCAATTTCTGGTGACTTCATAGGCGCCAGAAATCGGCTGGATGAAATAATGATTTCATATGGTTTATCTGGTGAAGATATTCTCAAACAGATCCATAAAACAATATTTGATCTAGAAATCGAAGACTATGAGAAGGTAAGGCTTATCGATCGGACTGGTGAAATAGAATTTAGAATGGTCGAAGGATCAAATGAACGTATCCAACTCGAATCTCTTCTTGCATATCTGGTATTGCTGGGTGAGCACAGGGGAGATAGTGCAGATTAA
- a CDS encoding zinc ribbon domain-containing protein yields the protein MYCPNCGTETNPDSEFCQKCGTNLKEGTRNTCVPPNVTYALPLKSTGLAAVLSFLLAGLGQVYVGKIARGIIFVCVGVCIGILSTILMLGGIEIDTNGELSAYTLSYFIAGAAILIAYLVFWVWQIFDARNLANQYNDALRQTGNPPW from the coding sequence ATGTATTGCCCTAACTGCGGTACGGAAACGAACCCGGACTCAGAATTCTGTCAGAAATGCGGCACGAATCTGAAAGAAGGGACGAGGAATACGTGCGTCCCACCTAATGTAACATATGCGCTGCCTTTGAAAAGCACAGGTCTGGCAGCAGTGCTATCCTTTTTGCTTGCGGGTCTGGGACAGGTATATGTCGGAAAAATAGCAAGAGGAATAATCTTTGTATGCGTAGGCGTATGCATCGGAATATTATCTACTATACTCATGTTAGGCGGTATAGAAATAGATACAAACGGAGAGTTATCTGCGTACACTCTGTCATATTTTATAGCCGGAGCAGCCATTCTGATTGCATATCTAGTATTCTGGGTATGGCAGATATTTGATGCACGCAATTTAGCAAATCAGTATAATGACGCACTGAGACAAACTGGGAATCCACCCTGGTAA
- a CDS encoding GTP-binding protein: protein MDMIVIAGFLGSGKTTLVLSSVKDIYERYGKKVAVVVNDFGTIGIDGKVMEKYGLQVKELAAGCVCCTLGPSLLITVKEIYENIHPDVIIVEPTGIANPEAVVGILYQAEEEWVPEKISSVVVVDAHRFPMIMKAFERPLKNQLNTSDFVVINKIDTVDDNELSEIKTKIEELAPGKPIVCASASQNKNISEMIDRLVN, encoded by the coding sequence ATGGATATGATTGTCATAGCTGGGTTTCTGGGATCCGGAAAAACAACGCTTGTACTCTCATCGGTTAAAGATATCTATGAGCGGTATGGTAAAAAAGTTGCAGTTGTCGTTAATGATTTTGGTACAATAGGCATTGATGGAAAAGTGATGGAAAAATATGGTCTTCAGGTTAAAGAACTTGCAGCTGGATGCGTATGCTGCACTCTGGGTCCAAGTCTCCTTATAACTGTAAAGGAAATCTATGAAAATATCCATCCAGATGTAATAATAGTAGAACCTACCGGCATAGCAAATCCCGAAGCTGTAGTAGGAATTTTATATCAAGCAGAGGAAGAATGGGTGCCTGAGAAGATAAGTTCAGTCGTTGTTGTGGATGCTCACAGATTTCCCATGATTATGAAAGCATTTGAAAGACCCCTAAAAAATCAACTCAATACTTCTGATTTTGTGGTTATCAATAAGATAGATACTGTGGATGACAATGAACTATCTGAGATAAAAACTAAAATCGAAGAACTTGCTCCAGGCAAGCCAATTGTATGTGCATCCGCATCTCAGAATAAAAACATTTCAGAAATGATAGACAGGCTGGTGAATTGA
- the eno gene encoding phosphopyruvate hydratase has product MSSPITRVWAREVLDSRGNPTVEAEITAGKDCVSAIAPSGASTGSHEALELRDGDARYNGKGVMKAVNNVRFSISKVIEGMDVQNLKAIDNAMISADGTPNKSKFGANATVAVSLAVAKAGAISKGVELHEYLSPGSYILPVPMMNILNGGKHAGSNLKIQEFMISPAGAATFADALRMGAEVYHELKSLLKKSYGVSAINIGDEGGFAPALDTTPEAMNIIMDAIEGAGYAPGRDVYMAMDAAASEFYADGSYTLDGKTLNAGELVDFYADLSRSYPLISLEDPVMEDDFETMTEMTKKLGSKLQLVGDDLFVTNTERLRRGIEADAGNALLLKVNQIGTVSEAIEAAELALKSNYAVMVSHRSGESEDTSIADIAVALGCGQIKTGAPARGERTSKYNRLLRIEEKLGQSAKYAGKSAFAALK; this is encoded by the coding sequence ATGTCATCACCTATTACTCGTGTATGGGCCAGAGAAGTGTTGGACTCAAGAGGAAATCCAACAGTTGAAGCTGAAATTACAGCAGGCAAAGACTGTGTGTCTGCCATAGCCCCTTCGGGTGCATCTACAGGTTCTCACGAAGCATTGGAGCTCAGAGATGGAGATGCACGTTACAATGGAAAAGGCGTTATGAAGGCTGTAAATAATGTCCGTTTTTCTATCTCAAAGGTCATCGAAGGAATGGATGTTCAAAATCTTAAGGCTATAGACAATGCCATGATCTCTGCAGATGGAACTCCCAACAAAAGCAAATTTGGGGCAAATGCAACCGTTGCAGTTTCCCTGGCTGTTGCAAAAGCCGGTGCCATATCAAAAGGTGTTGAGCTTCATGAATATCTTTCACCGGGAAGTTACATTCTGCCAGTACCTATGATGAACATCCTTAATGGCGGGAAACATGCAGGCAGCAACCTGAAGATTCAAGAATTCATGATTTCTCCTGCTGGAGCAGCAACATTTGCCGATGCTTTAAGAATGGGAGCAGAAGTCTATCATGAGCTGAAAAGCCTTCTTAAAAAGTCATATGGTGTGAGTGCAATAAATATTGGTGACGAAGGTGGGTTTGCACCTGCACTGGATACGACACCAGAGGCTATGAATATCATCATGGATGCTATAGAAGGTGCAGGTTATGCGCCTGGCAGAGATGTATATATGGCCATGGATGCCGCAGCTTCTGAATTCTATGCTGATGGGAGCTACACATTAGATGGCAAAACCCTAAATGCAGGCGAACTTGTTGATTTCTACGCTGATTTATCCAGATCTTACCCTTTGATAAGTCTGGAAGATCCAGTAATGGAAGACGATTTCGAAACCATGACTGAGATGACTAAAAAACTAGGCTCAAAACTGCAACTGGTAGGAGACGATCTTTTTGTTACCAATACAGAAAGGCTCCGCAGGGGAATAGAAGCAGATGCTGGTAATGCCCTGCTGCTCAAGGTCAACCAAATAGGAACGGTCTCAGAGGCCATCGAAGCTGCAGAGCTTGCTCTAAAATCTAATTATGCAGTCATGGTAAGCCATAGATCTGGAGAATCAGAAGACACCTCAATTGCAGACATTGCTGTTGCACTGGGATGCGGGCAGATTAAGACAGGTGCACCTGCCAGGGGTGAAAGAACTTCAAAATACAACAGGCTGTTGCGCATTGAAGAAAAATTGGGTCAGAGTGCAAAATATGCAGGTAAGTCTGCATTTGCCGCTTTGAAATGA
- a CDS encoding ABC transporter ATP-binding protein, producing MTHEDPIVIEKLTKTYGKFVAVDDLTFSVKKNSFTGMLGPNGAGKSTTLKILSNLTRATSGSVYLDGYDVELHPKNALKNVGTVVETPEFYTYLTPRETFRYIGKILGMSNESIATETDEILEKIKMSEWADKKLGTFSKGMRQRVALGQSLINSPSIIILDEPTSGLDPRGMAEIREILKELRKKESLTILMSSHMLHEVNDLCDRVAMVSRGKLIVNDDLSNVIGTKGTRKIEIKLIDEPNADILEKIKNLSNVTDVEYAGKNDVEIILKGGLGEQAQLLSEIGALNIYVYSFSSSENSLETSYLDLVKESI from the coding sequence GTGACGCATGAAGACCCAATTGTCATTGAAAAATTAACCAAGACATATGGAAAATTCGTAGCAGTTGATGATCTTACCTTTTCTGTAAAGAAGAACAGCTTTACCGGCATGCTTGGGCCAAATGGCGCAGGAAAAAGCACTACATTAAAGATATTATCCAATCTCACCAGAGCCACATCTGGATCAGTTTATCTGGATGGATATGATGTTGAACTTCATCCAAAAAATGCCTTGAAGAACGTTGGAACAGTTGTTGAAACACCAGAATTCTACACGTATTTGACTCCGCGCGAAACATTCAGATATATTGGTAAGATTCTTGGAATGTCCAACGAGAGCATAGCTACAGAAACGGATGAGATTCTTGAAAAGATAAAGATGAGTGAATGGGCCGATAAAAAACTTGGAACATTTTCAAAGGGAATGAGGCAAAGAGTAGCCTTGGGACAATCATTAATCAATAGTCCAAGTATTATCATTCTCGATGAGCCTACATCCGGCCTAGATCCAAGAGGAATGGCTGAGATCAGAGAGATCCTAAAAGAGCTGAGAAAAAAAGAGAGTCTCACTATTTTGATGAGTTCGCACATGCTTCATGAAGTAAACGATTTGTGCGATAGAGTTGCGATGGTCAGCCGTGGAAAACTCATTGTTAACGATGATCTCTCAAATGTAATCGGGACGAAAGGAACGCGGAAAATAGAGATTAAACTTATAGATGAGCCAAATGCAGATATTCTAGAAAAAATAAAAAATTTGAGCAATGTGACAGATGTAGAGTATGCAGGGAAAAATGACGTTGAAATAATTTTGAAAGGCGGGCTGGGTGAACAGGCGCAGCTTCTCAGTGAGATAGGAGCTTTAAATATATATGTATACAGTTTTTCCAGTTCTGAAAACAGTCTTGAAACGTCATATTTAGATCTTGTAAAGGAGTCGATATGA
- a CDS encoding 50S ribosomal protein L40e, with amino-acid sequence MTRFKEADERLLNKKICMKCDARNAPKATRCRRCGYDKLRPKAKESRKA; translated from the coding sequence ATGACACGTTTCAAGGAAGCTGACGAAAGGCTTCTTAACAAGAAGATCTGCATGAAATGCGACGCACGCAATGCTCCAAAAGCAACTCGTTGCCGCCGCTGTGGATATGATAAGCTTCGTCCAAAAGCAAAAGAAAGCAGAAAAGCTTGA
- a CDS encoding OsmC family protein, producing MNSEKGPVVISREEGYRFRISFSSNKIEDIHMDEPEPLGTGNFPNAGKLLAAAVGNCLCASLTFCLEKSRLDCSNICAEVMTHAERNDDNKIRITGIDVHIVHGIDDCPKLRHCLDVFEDYCTVSRSVAEGIKVSVITSKD from the coding sequence ATGAATTCGGAAAAAGGTCCGGTCGTAATATCAAGGGAAGAGGGATACAGGTTTAGAATATCATTCTCTTCGAATAAAATCGAAGACATACATATGGATGAACCCGAGCCTCTTGGTACTGGAAACTTTCCTAATGCCGGAAAACTTCTTGCAGCGGCTGTAGGGAACTGTCTCTGTGCGTCTCTTACATTTTGTCTTGAAAAATCTAGATTGGACTGCTCTAACATCTGTGCAGAAGTTATGACGCATGCTGAGCGTAATGATGATAATAAAATTAGGATAACTGGAATAGATGTGCACATCGTCCATGGCATAGATGATTGTCCTAAGCTCCGCCATTGCTTGGATGTTTTTGAAGATTACTGTACAGTTAGCCGGAGTGTTGCTGAAGGAATCAAAGTTTCAGTCATAACTTCAAAGGATTAG
- a CDS encoding zinc-ribbon domain-containing protein, translating to MFCPKCGNDIENGSSYCKNCGARIESTPQSAYQAGVPPQYILPLKSSGIAAILSFIIPGAGVIYAGQIGKGLLYFIIGIIVSFATIMLLPFIVVFLIFWVWQIYDAYNITEEYNQILQTTGQKPW from the coding sequence ATGTTTTGCCCAAAATGCGGAAACGACATTGAAAACGGTTCAAGCTATTGCAAAAATTGTGGTGCAAGAATAGAAAGCACTCCGCAGAGTGCATACCAAGCAGGAGTTCCGCCGCAGTATATACTTCCGCTCAAAAGTTCTGGTATTGCAGCAATACTGTCTTTTATAATACCAGGCGCAGGAGTTATCTACGCAGGTCAGATTGGAAAGGGACTGCTATACTTCATCATTGGAATTATTGTATCATTTGCAACCATTATGCTTTTACCATTTATAGTAGTGTTCCTGATCTTCTGGGTGTGGCAGATATATGACGCATATAACATCACAGAAGAGTATAATCAGATATTACAGACCACGGGACAGAAACCGTGGTAA